A single region of the Buteo buteo chromosome 18, bButBut1.hap1.1, whole genome shotgun sequence genome encodes:
- the RRP8 gene encoding ribosomal RNA-processing protein 8 isoform X5 — MTCRRRPSSEEAARVSPGLQGDSKAPAPQVVAEEEDVSGPWEPERSGKGSPGSGPEADGSSGQRVQEPVSSTVCGEQEQEEEEEEEEEEGSCYSEEGEDGSNVYFYYTIGERWIDYLQRTEDGGLLRHVRPKMKRKSENGLDGRALSPGKKLCKGSEYSRTLGPCMPSPTTTFGDLRNAKAGQARRRRIPSVAPPPELQDWLRTFQRWSGPEKLLALDELIDRCEPSQIKYMMQVIEPQFQRDFISLLPKELALYVLSFLEPRDLLRAAQTCRYWRVLAEDNLLWREKCREEGIEEPLNLRKRRLLSPGFMYSPWKFAFMRQHKIDMNWRSGELKAPKVLKGHDDHVITCLQFCGNRIVSGSDDNTLKVWSAVTGECVQTLVGHTGGVWSSQMRDSIVISGSTDRTLKVWNADTGECVHTLYGHTSTVRCMHLHGNRVVSGSRDATLRLWDIETGQCLHVLMGHVAAVRCVQYDGHKVVSGAYDYTVKVWDPESESCTHTLQGHTNRVYSLQFDGTHIVSGSLDTSIRVWDVESGNCLHTLMGHQSLTSGMELRDNILVSGNADSTVKIWDIKTGQCLQTLQGPSKHQSAVTCLQFSSKFVVTSSDDGTVKLWDLKTGEFVRNLVALESGGSGGVVWRIRASNTKLVCAVGSRNGTEETKLLVLDFDVDLK, encoded by the exons ATGACTTGCAGGAGGAGGCCAAGCAGTGAGGAAGCTGCGAGGGTGAGCCCTGGTCTGCAGGGGGACAGTAAAGCTCCTGCGCCTCAG GTGGtagctgaggaggaggatgttTCGGGCCCCTGGGAGCCGGAGCGCTCTGGGAAAGGGAGCCCAGGGTCAGGACCAGAGGCTGATGGCTCCAGTGGGCAACGGGTGCAGGAGCCAGTCAGCTCTACAGTTTgcggggagcaggagcaggaggaggaggaggaggaagaagaggaagagggcaGCTGCTACAGCGAGGAAGGAGAGGATGGCAGCAATGTCTACTTCTATTACACCATCGGAGAGCGCTGGATAGACTACCTGCAGCGGACAGAGGATGGTGGCCTCCTCCGTCACGTGCGGCCCAAG ATGAAGCGGAAGTCGGAGAACGGCCTGGATGGCAGGGCCCTTTCCCCTGGTAAAAAGCTGTGCAAGGGCTCTGAGTACAGCAG GACACTGGGTCCCTGCATGCCCAGTCCCACCACCACCTTTGGGGACCTGCGCAACGCCAAAGCAGGCCAGGCACGGCGCCGCCGCATCCCCTCAGTTGCCCCTCCTCCCGAGCTGCAGGACTGGCTCCGCACCTTCCAG CGGTGGAGTGGCCCGGAGAAGCTGCTTGCTCTGGATGAGCTCATTGACCGCTGCGAGCCTTCTCAAATCAAGTACATGATGCAGGTCATTGAACCCCAGTTCCAGAGAGACTTCATTTCCCTGCTGCCCAAGGAG CTGGCACTCTATGTCCTCTCATTCCTGGAGCCTCGGGACCTGCTCCGTGCTGCCCAGACCTGTCGCTACTGGAGGGTCTTGGCTGAAGATAACCTGCTTTGGAGAGAGAAATGCCGTGAAGAAG GCATTGAGGAGCCCTTGAACTTGCGGAAGCGGCGCCTGCTGAGCCCTGGATTCATGTACAGCCCCTGGAAATTCGCCTTCATGCGGCAGCACAAAATCGACATGAACTGGCGCAGTGGGGAGCTTAAAGCCCCCAAG GTGCTGAAGGGACACGATGACCATGTCATTACCTGCCTGCAGTTCTGTGGCAACCGGATAGTCAGTGGTTCAGATGACAATACGCTCAAAGTGTGGTCAGCTGTCACGGGGGAG TGTGTGCAGACACTGGTTGGCCACACAGGGGGTGTGTGGTCTTCCCAGATGAGGGACAGCATTGTCATCAGTGGCTCCACGGACCGGACACTCAAAGTGTGGAATGCAGACACAGGCGAATGCGTGCACACTCTGTATGGGCACACGTCCACAGTGCGCTGCATGCACTTACATGGGAACAG GGTTGTGAGTGGCTCACGGGACGCCACTCTGCGCCTCTGGGACATTGAGACTGGGCAATGTCTGCATGTGCTGATGGGGCACGTGGCTGCCGTGCGCTGTGTGCAGTACGACGGGCACAAGGTGGTGAGCGGTGCATACGACTACACAGTGAAAGTGTGGGACCCCGAGAGTGAGAGCTGCACTCACACACTGCAGGGACACACGAACCGCGTCTACTCCTTGCAG TTTGATGGGACACACATCGTGAGTGGCTCTCTGGACACGTCAATTCGAGTGTGGGACGTAGAGAGCGGAAACTGCCTACACACCCTCATGGGGCACCAGTCGCTCACGAGTGGCATGGAGTTACGTGACAACATCCTTGTATCTGGCAATGCTGACTCCACAGTCAAGATCTGGGACATCAAGACGGGCCAGTGCCTGCAAACACTGCAGG GGCCCAGCAAGCACCAGAGTGCTGTGACCTGCCTACAGTTCAGCTCCAAGTTTGTGGTGACCAGCTCAGATGATGGTACTGTCAAGCTCTGGGACCTGAAGACGGGCGAGTTTGTGCGCAACCTGGTTGCACTGGAGagtgggggcagtgggggggtaGTGTGGCGCATCCGCGCCTCCAACACCAAGCTCGTGTGTGCAGTGGGCAGCCGCAATGGCACAGAGGAGACCAAGTTGCTGGTGCTGGACTTTGATGTGGACCTGAAATGA
- the RRP8 gene encoding ribosomal RNA-processing protein 8 isoform X2: MFAEEEWNDGAEGRARAQARAGPHGAPEGLGRPAPAAAAGKRRRRLPGDCAVEAGRDGEPARKRPGERRQAAGRRAAAAEGRPAGSGEPQAEREPQRSGPRPDRGASTELPAERRRGSAEPGALRTGAAAGETARRPSRRQRRSKRQQNKELLAGPGGEQGPGRQAAVVPGAPGPPGPEAVPAGRSAALRARMEERLLSARFRYINQQLYTSTSQEAARLFQSDPEAFEIYHRGFAQQVGRWPENPVNRIIRYLRRRPASLVVADFGCGDCKIASSVRNKVHSFDLVPLSPLVTVCDMAKVPLAAESVDVAVFCLALMGTNLQEILEEANRVLKQGGTLMVAEVASRFEDTRAFMNAVAQLGFKSVSKELKGFNSLDDLLHVKGITTRILELNSQRMTCRRRPSSEEAARVVAEEEDVSGPWEPERSGKGSPGSGPEADGSSGQRVQEPVSSTVCGEQEQEEEEEEEEEEGSCYSEEGEDGSNVYFYYTIGERWIDYLQRTEDGGLLRHVRPKMKRKSENGLDGRALSPGKKLCKGSEYSRTLGPCMPSPTTTFGDLRNAKAGQARRRRIPSVAPPPELQDWLRTFQRWSGPEKLLALDELIDRCEPSQIKYMMQVIEPQFQRDFISLLPKELALYVLSFLEPRDLLRAAQTCRYWRVLAEDNLLWREKCREEGIEEPLNLRKRRLLSPGFMYSPWKFAFMRQHKIDMNWRSGELKAPKVLKGHDDHVITCLQFCGNRIVSGSDDNTLKVWSAVTGECVQTLVGHTGGVWSSQMRDSIVISGSTDRTLKVWNADTGECVHTLYGHTSTVRCMHLHGNRVVSGSRDATLRLWDIETGQCLHVLMGHVAAVRCVQYDGHKVVSGAYDYTVKVWDPESESCTHTLQGHTNRVYSLQFDGTHIVSGSLDTSIRVWDVESGNCLHTLMGHQSLTSGMELRDNILVSGNADSTVKIWDIKTGQCLQTLQGPSKHQSAVTCLQFSSKFVVTSSDDGTVKLWDLKTGEFVRNLVALESGGSGGVVWRIRASNTKLVCAVGSRNGTEETKLLVLDFDVDLK; the protein is encoded by the exons ATGTTCGCAGAGGAGGAGTGGAACGACGGGGCGGAGGGCCGCGCTCGGGCCCAGGCCCGGGCGGGGCCCCACGGCGCCCCCGAAGGCCTGGGCCGGCCG GCCCCcgcggcagcggcggggaagCGGCGCCGGCGGCTGCCGGGGGACTGCGCGGTCGAGGCCGGCCGGGATGGCGAGCCGGCGCGGAAGCGGCCCGGGGAGCGGAGGCAGGCCGCCGGGCGCCGGGCtgcggcggcggaggggcgcCCGGCGGGCTCCGGGGAGCCCCAGGCGGAGCGGGAGCCGCAGCGGAGCGGACCGCGCCCGGATAGAG gcgCGTCGACCGAGCTGCCGGCGGAGCGGCGCCGGGGGAGCGCCGAGCCCGGGGCTCTGCGGACGGGGGCTGCAGCCGGGGAGACGGCGCGGAGGCCAAGCAGGAGGCAGCGGAGGAGCAAGCGGCAGCAGAATAAGGAGCTCCTGGCGGGGCCCGGAGGGGAGCAGGGcccgggcaggcaggcagcggtGGTTCCAGGCGCCCCGGGACCGCCCGGCCCAGAAGCGGTGCCTGCGGGACGGTCGGCGGCCCTGCGGGCGCGGATGGAGGAGCGGCTGCTGTCTGCCCGGTTCCGGTACATCAACCAGCAGCTCTACACCTCCACCAGCCAGGAAGCGGCACGGCTTTTCCAGAGCGACCCCGAAGCATTCGAGATTTACCACCGCGGCTTCGCTCAGCAAGTGGGGCGCTGGCCAGAAAACCCCGTGAATCGCATCATCCGCTACCTGCGCCGGCG gccagcCTCGCTGGTGGTGGCGGACTTTGGGTGCGGTGACTGCAAGATTGCGAGCAGCGTCAGGAACAAGGTGCACTCCTTCGACCTGGTCCCTCTCAGCCCACTGGTCACCGTCTGTGACATGGCCAAG GTGCCTTTGGCGGCAGAGTCGGTGGACGTTGCGGTGTTCTGCCTGGCGCTGATGGGCACCAACCTGCAGGAGATCCTAGAAGAGGCCAACCGCGTGCTGAAGCAGGG GGGAACCCTGATGGTGGCAGAGGTGGCCAGCCGCTTCGAGGACACCCGAGCTTTCATGAACGCCGTGGCTCAGCTGGGCTTCAAAAGCGTCTCCAAG GAACTGAAGGGCTTCAACTCACTCGATGATCTTCTCCATGTCAAAGGCATCACCACCCGCATCTTGGAGCTGAACAGTCAGCGGATGACTTGCAGGAGGAGGCCAAGCAGTGAGGAAGCTGCGAGG GTGGtagctgaggaggaggatgttTCGGGCCCCTGGGAGCCGGAGCGCTCTGGGAAAGGGAGCCCAGGGTCAGGACCAGAGGCTGATGGCTCCAGTGGGCAACGGGTGCAGGAGCCAGTCAGCTCTACAGTTTgcggggagcaggagcaggaggaggaggaggaggaagaagaggaagagggcaGCTGCTACAGCGAGGAAGGAGAGGATGGCAGCAATGTCTACTTCTATTACACCATCGGAGAGCGCTGGATAGACTACCTGCAGCGGACAGAGGATGGTGGCCTCCTCCGTCACGTGCGGCCCAAG ATGAAGCGGAAGTCGGAGAACGGCCTGGATGGCAGGGCCCTTTCCCCTGGTAAAAAGCTGTGCAAGGGCTCTGAGTACAGCAG GACACTGGGTCCCTGCATGCCCAGTCCCACCACCACCTTTGGGGACCTGCGCAACGCCAAAGCAGGCCAGGCACGGCGCCGCCGCATCCCCTCAGTTGCCCCTCCTCCCGAGCTGCAGGACTGGCTCCGCACCTTCCAG CGGTGGAGTGGCCCGGAGAAGCTGCTTGCTCTGGATGAGCTCATTGACCGCTGCGAGCCTTCTCAAATCAAGTACATGATGCAGGTCATTGAACCCCAGTTCCAGAGAGACTTCATTTCCCTGCTGCCCAAGGAG CTGGCACTCTATGTCCTCTCATTCCTGGAGCCTCGGGACCTGCTCCGTGCTGCCCAGACCTGTCGCTACTGGAGGGTCTTGGCTGAAGATAACCTGCTTTGGAGAGAGAAATGCCGTGAAGAAG GCATTGAGGAGCCCTTGAACTTGCGGAAGCGGCGCCTGCTGAGCCCTGGATTCATGTACAGCCCCTGGAAATTCGCCTTCATGCGGCAGCACAAAATCGACATGAACTGGCGCAGTGGGGAGCTTAAAGCCCCCAAG GTGCTGAAGGGACACGATGACCATGTCATTACCTGCCTGCAGTTCTGTGGCAACCGGATAGTCAGTGGTTCAGATGACAATACGCTCAAAGTGTGGTCAGCTGTCACGGGGGAG TGTGTGCAGACACTGGTTGGCCACACAGGGGGTGTGTGGTCTTCCCAGATGAGGGACAGCATTGTCATCAGTGGCTCCACGGACCGGACACTCAAAGTGTGGAATGCAGACACAGGCGAATGCGTGCACACTCTGTATGGGCACACGTCCACAGTGCGCTGCATGCACTTACATGGGAACAG GGTTGTGAGTGGCTCACGGGACGCCACTCTGCGCCTCTGGGACATTGAGACTGGGCAATGTCTGCATGTGCTGATGGGGCACGTGGCTGCCGTGCGCTGTGTGCAGTACGACGGGCACAAGGTGGTGAGCGGTGCATACGACTACACAGTGAAAGTGTGGGACCCCGAGAGTGAGAGCTGCACTCACACACTGCAGGGACACACGAACCGCGTCTACTCCTTGCAG TTTGATGGGACACACATCGTGAGTGGCTCTCTGGACACGTCAATTCGAGTGTGGGACGTAGAGAGCGGAAACTGCCTACACACCCTCATGGGGCACCAGTCGCTCACGAGTGGCATGGAGTTACGTGACAACATCCTTGTATCTGGCAATGCTGACTCCACAGTCAAGATCTGGGACATCAAGACGGGCCAGTGCCTGCAAACACTGCAGG GGCCCAGCAAGCACCAGAGTGCTGTGACCTGCCTACAGTTCAGCTCCAAGTTTGTGGTGACCAGCTCAGATGATGGTACTGTCAAGCTCTGGGACCTGAAGACGGGCGAGTTTGTGCGCAACCTGGTTGCACTGGAGagtgggggcagtgggggggtaGTGTGGCGCATCCGCGCCTCCAACACCAAGCTCGTGTGTGCAGTGGGCAGCCGCAATGGCACAGAGGAGACCAAGTTGCTGGTGCTGGACTTTGATGTGGACCTGAAATGA
- the RRP8 gene encoding ribosomal RNA-processing protein 8 isoform X1, protein MFAEEEWNDGAEGRARAQARAGPHGAPEGLGRPAPAAAAGKRRRRLPGDCAVEAGRDGEPARKRPGERRQAAGRRAAAAEGRPAGSGEPQAEREPQRSGPRPDRGASTELPAERRRGSAEPGALRTGAAAGETARRPSRRQRRSKRQQNKELLAGPGGEQGPGRQAAVVPGAPGPPGPEAVPAGRSAALRARMEERLLSARFRYINQQLYTSTSQEAARLFQSDPEAFEIYHRGFAQQVGRWPENPVNRIIRYLRRRPASLVVADFGCGDCKIASSVRNKVHSFDLVPLSPLVTVCDMAKVPLAAESVDVAVFCLALMGTNLQEILEEANRVLKQGGTLMVAEVASRFEDTRAFMNAVAQLGFKSVSKELKGFNSLDDLLHVKGITTRILELNSQRMTCRRRPSSEEAARVSPGLQGDSKAPAPQVVAEEEDVSGPWEPERSGKGSPGSGPEADGSSGQRVQEPVSSTVCGEQEQEEEEEEEEEEGSCYSEEGEDGSNVYFYYTIGERWIDYLQRTEDGGLLRHVRPKMKRKSENGLDGRALSPGKKLCKGSEYSRTLGPCMPSPTTTFGDLRNAKAGQARRRRIPSVAPPPELQDWLRTFQRWSGPEKLLALDELIDRCEPSQIKYMMQVIEPQFQRDFISLLPKELALYVLSFLEPRDLLRAAQTCRYWRVLAEDNLLWREKCREEGIEEPLNLRKRRLLSPGFMYSPWKFAFMRQHKIDMNWRSGELKAPKVLKGHDDHVITCLQFCGNRIVSGSDDNTLKVWSAVTGECVQTLVGHTGGVWSSQMRDSIVISGSTDRTLKVWNADTGECVHTLYGHTSTVRCMHLHGNRVVSGSRDATLRLWDIETGQCLHVLMGHVAAVRCVQYDGHKVVSGAYDYTVKVWDPESESCTHTLQGHTNRVYSLQFDGTHIVSGSLDTSIRVWDVESGNCLHTLMGHQSLTSGMELRDNILVSGNADSTVKIWDIKTGQCLQTLQGPSKHQSAVTCLQFSSKFVVTSSDDGTVKLWDLKTGEFVRNLVALESGGSGGVVWRIRASNTKLVCAVGSRNGTEETKLLVLDFDVDLK, encoded by the exons ATGTTCGCAGAGGAGGAGTGGAACGACGGGGCGGAGGGCCGCGCTCGGGCCCAGGCCCGGGCGGGGCCCCACGGCGCCCCCGAAGGCCTGGGCCGGCCG GCCCCcgcggcagcggcggggaagCGGCGCCGGCGGCTGCCGGGGGACTGCGCGGTCGAGGCCGGCCGGGATGGCGAGCCGGCGCGGAAGCGGCCCGGGGAGCGGAGGCAGGCCGCCGGGCGCCGGGCtgcggcggcggaggggcgcCCGGCGGGCTCCGGGGAGCCCCAGGCGGAGCGGGAGCCGCAGCGGAGCGGACCGCGCCCGGATAGAG gcgCGTCGACCGAGCTGCCGGCGGAGCGGCGCCGGGGGAGCGCCGAGCCCGGGGCTCTGCGGACGGGGGCTGCAGCCGGGGAGACGGCGCGGAGGCCAAGCAGGAGGCAGCGGAGGAGCAAGCGGCAGCAGAATAAGGAGCTCCTGGCGGGGCCCGGAGGGGAGCAGGGcccgggcaggcaggcagcggtGGTTCCAGGCGCCCCGGGACCGCCCGGCCCAGAAGCGGTGCCTGCGGGACGGTCGGCGGCCCTGCGGGCGCGGATGGAGGAGCGGCTGCTGTCTGCCCGGTTCCGGTACATCAACCAGCAGCTCTACACCTCCACCAGCCAGGAAGCGGCACGGCTTTTCCAGAGCGACCCCGAAGCATTCGAGATTTACCACCGCGGCTTCGCTCAGCAAGTGGGGCGCTGGCCAGAAAACCCCGTGAATCGCATCATCCGCTACCTGCGCCGGCG gccagcCTCGCTGGTGGTGGCGGACTTTGGGTGCGGTGACTGCAAGATTGCGAGCAGCGTCAGGAACAAGGTGCACTCCTTCGACCTGGTCCCTCTCAGCCCACTGGTCACCGTCTGTGACATGGCCAAG GTGCCTTTGGCGGCAGAGTCGGTGGACGTTGCGGTGTTCTGCCTGGCGCTGATGGGCACCAACCTGCAGGAGATCCTAGAAGAGGCCAACCGCGTGCTGAAGCAGGG GGGAACCCTGATGGTGGCAGAGGTGGCCAGCCGCTTCGAGGACACCCGAGCTTTCATGAACGCCGTGGCTCAGCTGGGCTTCAAAAGCGTCTCCAAG GAACTGAAGGGCTTCAACTCACTCGATGATCTTCTCCATGTCAAAGGCATCACCACCCGCATCTTGGAGCTGAACAGTCAGCGGATGACTTGCAGGAGGAGGCCAAGCAGTGAGGAAGCTGCGAGGGTGAGCCCTGGTCTGCAGGGGGACAGTAAAGCTCCTGCGCCTCAG GTGGtagctgaggaggaggatgttTCGGGCCCCTGGGAGCCGGAGCGCTCTGGGAAAGGGAGCCCAGGGTCAGGACCAGAGGCTGATGGCTCCAGTGGGCAACGGGTGCAGGAGCCAGTCAGCTCTACAGTTTgcggggagcaggagcaggaggaggaggaggaggaagaagaggaagagggcaGCTGCTACAGCGAGGAAGGAGAGGATGGCAGCAATGTCTACTTCTATTACACCATCGGAGAGCGCTGGATAGACTACCTGCAGCGGACAGAGGATGGTGGCCTCCTCCGTCACGTGCGGCCCAAG ATGAAGCGGAAGTCGGAGAACGGCCTGGATGGCAGGGCCCTTTCCCCTGGTAAAAAGCTGTGCAAGGGCTCTGAGTACAGCAG GACACTGGGTCCCTGCATGCCCAGTCCCACCACCACCTTTGGGGACCTGCGCAACGCCAAAGCAGGCCAGGCACGGCGCCGCCGCATCCCCTCAGTTGCCCCTCCTCCCGAGCTGCAGGACTGGCTCCGCACCTTCCAG CGGTGGAGTGGCCCGGAGAAGCTGCTTGCTCTGGATGAGCTCATTGACCGCTGCGAGCCTTCTCAAATCAAGTACATGATGCAGGTCATTGAACCCCAGTTCCAGAGAGACTTCATTTCCCTGCTGCCCAAGGAG CTGGCACTCTATGTCCTCTCATTCCTGGAGCCTCGGGACCTGCTCCGTGCTGCCCAGACCTGTCGCTACTGGAGGGTCTTGGCTGAAGATAACCTGCTTTGGAGAGAGAAATGCCGTGAAGAAG GCATTGAGGAGCCCTTGAACTTGCGGAAGCGGCGCCTGCTGAGCCCTGGATTCATGTACAGCCCCTGGAAATTCGCCTTCATGCGGCAGCACAAAATCGACATGAACTGGCGCAGTGGGGAGCTTAAAGCCCCCAAG GTGCTGAAGGGACACGATGACCATGTCATTACCTGCCTGCAGTTCTGTGGCAACCGGATAGTCAGTGGTTCAGATGACAATACGCTCAAAGTGTGGTCAGCTGTCACGGGGGAG TGTGTGCAGACACTGGTTGGCCACACAGGGGGTGTGTGGTCTTCCCAGATGAGGGACAGCATTGTCATCAGTGGCTCCACGGACCGGACACTCAAAGTGTGGAATGCAGACACAGGCGAATGCGTGCACACTCTGTATGGGCACACGTCCACAGTGCGCTGCATGCACTTACATGGGAACAG GGTTGTGAGTGGCTCACGGGACGCCACTCTGCGCCTCTGGGACATTGAGACTGGGCAATGTCTGCATGTGCTGATGGGGCACGTGGCTGCCGTGCGCTGTGTGCAGTACGACGGGCACAAGGTGGTGAGCGGTGCATACGACTACACAGTGAAAGTGTGGGACCCCGAGAGTGAGAGCTGCACTCACACACTGCAGGGACACACGAACCGCGTCTACTCCTTGCAG TTTGATGGGACACACATCGTGAGTGGCTCTCTGGACACGTCAATTCGAGTGTGGGACGTAGAGAGCGGAAACTGCCTACACACCCTCATGGGGCACCAGTCGCTCACGAGTGGCATGGAGTTACGTGACAACATCCTTGTATCTGGCAATGCTGACTCCACAGTCAAGATCTGGGACATCAAGACGGGCCAGTGCCTGCAAACACTGCAGG GGCCCAGCAAGCACCAGAGTGCTGTGACCTGCCTACAGTTCAGCTCCAAGTTTGTGGTGACCAGCTCAGATGATGGTACTGTCAAGCTCTGGGACCTGAAGACGGGCGAGTTTGTGCGCAACCTGGTTGCACTGGAGagtgggggcagtgggggggtaGTGTGGCGCATCCGCGCCTCCAACACCAAGCTCGTGTGTGCAGTGGGCAGCCGCAATGGCACAGAGGAGACCAAGTTGCTGGTGCTGGACTTTGATGTGGACCTGAAATGA
- the RRP8 gene encoding ribosomal RNA-processing protein 8 isoform X4: protein MSGPGGPGPGGGKLDINRAGVAELEGALSGIGRRRARGIVRKREELKGFNSLDDLLHVKGITTRILELNSQRMTCRRRPSSEEAARVVAEEEDVSGPWEPERSGKGSPGSGPEADGSSGQRVQEPVSSTVCGEQEQEEEEEEEEEEGSCYSEEGEDGSNVYFYYTIGERWIDYLQRTEDGGLLRHVRPKMKRKSENGLDGRALSPGKKLCKGSEYSRTLGPCMPSPTTTFGDLRNAKAGQARRRRIPSVAPPPELQDWLRTFQRWSGPEKLLALDELIDRCEPSQIKYMMQVIEPQFQRDFISLLPKELALYVLSFLEPRDLLRAAQTCRYWRVLAEDNLLWREKCREEGIEEPLNLRKRRLLSPGFMYSPWKFAFMRQHKIDMNWRSGELKAPKVLKGHDDHVITCLQFCGNRIVSGSDDNTLKVWSAVTGECVQTLVGHTGGVWSSQMRDSIVISGSTDRTLKVWNADTGECVHTLYGHTSTVRCMHLHGNRVVSGSRDATLRLWDIETGQCLHVLMGHVAAVRCVQYDGHKVVSGAYDYTVKVWDPESESCTHTLQGHTNRVYSLQFDGTHIVSGSLDTSIRVWDVESGNCLHTLMGHQSLTSGMELRDNILVSGNADSTVKIWDIKTGQCLQTLQGPSKHQSAVTCLQFSSKFVVTSSDDGTVKLWDLKTGEFVRNLVALESGGSGGVVWRIRASNTKLVCAVGSRNGTEETKLLVLDFDVDLK, encoded by the exons ATGTCGGGGCCGGGCGGCCCGGGCCCCGGCGGGGGGAAGCTGGACATCAACCGCGCCGGCGTGGCCGAGCTCGAGGGCGCGCTCAGCGgcatcggccgccgccgcgcccgcggCATCGTGCGGAAGAGAGAG GAACTGAAGGGCTTCAACTCACTCGATGATCTTCTCCATGTCAAAGGCATCACCACCCGCATCTTGGAGCTGAACAGTCAGCGGATGACTTGCAGGAGGAGGCCAAGCAGTGAGGAAGCTGCGAGG GTGGtagctgaggaggaggatgttTCGGGCCCCTGGGAGCCGGAGCGCTCTGGGAAAGGGAGCCCAGGGTCAGGACCAGAGGCTGATGGCTCCAGTGGGCAACGGGTGCAGGAGCCAGTCAGCTCTACAGTTTgcggggagcaggagcaggaggaggaggaggaggaagaagaggaagagggcaGCTGCTACAGCGAGGAAGGAGAGGATGGCAGCAATGTCTACTTCTATTACACCATCGGAGAGCGCTGGATAGACTACCTGCAGCGGACAGAGGATGGTGGCCTCCTCCGTCACGTGCGGCCCAAG ATGAAGCGGAAGTCGGAGAACGGCCTGGATGGCAGGGCCCTTTCCCCTGGTAAAAAGCTGTGCAAGGGCTCTGAGTACAGCAG GACACTGGGTCCCTGCATGCCCAGTCCCACCACCACCTTTGGGGACCTGCGCAACGCCAAAGCAGGCCAGGCACGGCGCCGCCGCATCCCCTCAGTTGCCCCTCCTCCCGAGCTGCAGGACTGGCTCCGCACCTTCCAG CGGTGGAGTGGCCCGGAGAAGCTGCTTGCTCTGGATGAGCTCATTGACCGCTGCGAGCCTTCTCAAATCAAGTACATGATGCAGGTCATTGAACCCCAGTTCCAGAGAGACTTCATTTCCCTGCTGCCCAAGGAG CTGGCACTCTATGTCCTCTCATTCCTGGAGCCTCGGGACCTGCTCCGTGCTGCCCAGACCTGTCGCTACTGGAGGGTCTTGGCTGAAGATAACCTGCTTTGGAGAGAGAAATGCCGTGAAGAAG GCATTGAGGAGCCCTTGAACTTGCGGAAGCGGCGCCTGCTGAGCCCTGGATTCATGTACAGCCCCTGGAAATTCGCCTTCATGCGGCAGCACAAAATCGACATGAACTGGCGCAGTGGGGAGCTTAAAGCCCCCAAG GTGCTGAAGGGACACGATGACCATGTCATTACCTGCCTGCAGTTCTGTGGCAACCGGATAGTCAGTGGTTCAGATGACAATACGCTCAAAGTGTGGTCAGCTGTCACGGGGGAG TGTGTGCAGACACTGGTTGGCCACACAGGGGGTGTGTGGTCTTCCCAGATGAGGGACAGCATTGTCATCAGTGGCTCCACGGACCGGACACTCAAAGTGTGGAATGCAGACACAGGCGAATGCGTGCACACTCTGTATGGGCACACGTCCACAGTGCGCTGCATGCACTTACATGGGAACAG GGTTGTGAGTGGCTCACGGGACGCCACTCTGCGCCTCTGGGACATTGAGACTGGGCAATGTCTGCATGTGCTGATGGGGCACGTGGCTGCCGTGCGCTGTGTGCAGTACGACGGGCACAAGGTGGTGAGCGGTGCATACGACTACACAGTGAAAGTGTGGGACCCCGAGAGTGAGAGCTGCACTCACACACTGCAGGGACACACGAACCGCGTCTACTCCTTGCAG TTTGATGGGACACACATCGTGAGTGGCTCTCTGGACACGTCAATTCGAGTGTGGGACGTAGAGAGCGGAAACTGCCTACACACCCTCATGGGGCACCAGTCGCTCACGAGTGGCATGGAGTTACGTGACAACATCCTTGTATCTGGCAATGCTGACTCCACAGTCAAGATCTGGGACATCAAGACGGGCCAGTGCCTGCAAACACTGCAGG GGCCCAGCAAGCACCAGAGTGCTGTGACCTGCCTACAGTTCAGCTCCAAGTTTGTGGTGACCAGCTCAGATGATGGTACTGTCAAGCTCTGGGACCTGAAGACGGGCGAGTTTGTGCGCAACCTGGTTGCACTGGAGagtgggggcagtgggggggtaGTGTGGCGCATCCGCGCCTCCAACACCAAGCTCGTGTGTGCAGTGGGCAGCCGCAATGGCACAGAGGAGACCAAGTTGCTGGTGCTGGACTTTGATGTGGACCTGAAATGA